One window of the Marinilactibacillus sp. Marseille-P9653 genome contains the following:
- a CDS encoding CidA/LrgA family protein, which produces MNKSIQGVIYIKLLQQFGWILFYSVLGELLSYVMPFSVPGSVIGMILLFLSLHFGLLKIEKVEAVGTWLTQNMAILFVPAAVGLMIHFELITSIWWQIAIISLISTSVVMIIVGKTIEVSKKRRHPISPKETEET; this is translated from the coding sequence TTGAACAAGTCTATTCAAGGAGTGATCTATATAAAACTATTGCAACAATTCGGTTGGATTTTATTTTATTCTGTACTTGGTGAACTCCTCTCTTACGTTATGCCTTTTTCTGTTCCTGGAAGTGTGATTGGTATGATTTTATTGTTTTTATCGCTCCATTTCGGATTACTGAAAATAGAAAAAGTAGAAGCTGTAGGCACCTGGTTAACGCAAAATATGGCGATTCTATTTGTACCGGCTGCAGTGGGTTTAATGATTCACTTTGAACTAATCACTTCTATATGGTGGCAGATTGCAATCATTTCTCTAATATCAACGTCAGTCGTCATGATTATTGTTGGAAAAACTATCGAGGTTTCAAAAAAACGTAGACACCCTATTAGTCCAAAAGAAACTGAGGAAACTTAA
- a CDS encoding PDZ domain-containing protein encodes MNILQSLLLAFGLFFIQPLFLVGIALVLLAKSRRVSYDRKQLRATIYKDNFEIKRFLVWGLLPGLLLSALTVFAGLPVTLDWIILYQIVTILSLGLGYRFIHPIFTFSITSLVFLALTYFGVTTDQFFSMPENWYSPLNQGLSVAYELTQVSFIIALLLLLSTVLVLQTGNMSKFIPRFLATKRGKLVAKYRMTPFWLVPLLLVIPGEGFRPFFDWWPVFSVGNQTYSFFLLPVLMGLRYTVQAQIPKEAKERLLKDFLGLSVAGMVLFALTFWLKEFAILGLLVLMIGGVFVLYRHRKREQKWSFRFGPAEQGLRVIAIRPGSPAEKMGVGIGDALLECNDRQLHTIEDLNEALFSNRAYCHLKVNRIDNEIVLSETAIYEDDPHDLGLITLEEIKLVK; translated from the coding sequence ATGAATATACTGCAAAGTTTGCTACTCGCTTTTGGACTATTTTTTATTCAGCCACTATTTTTAGTTGGTATAGCATTAGTTCTATTAGCAAAAAGTAGAAGAGTTAGTTACGACCGTAAACAACTACGAGCGACAATCTATAAAGACAACTTTGAAATCAAACGATTTTTAGTATGGGGACTTCTTCCAGGGCTCCTGTTATCGGCGTTGACAGTGTTTGCAGGGTTACCTGTTACACTTGACTGGATCATACTTTATCAGATCGTTACGATCTTATCCTTGGGGTTAGGTTACCGATTTATTCATCCTATATTCACTTTCTCAATCACCAGCTTGGTGTTCCTGGCCTTGACTTATTTTGGAGTCACTACAGATCAATTTTTCTCCATGCCTGAAAACTGGTACAGCCCACTGAATCAAGGATTATCAGTAGCGTACGAATTGACTCAAGTGAGCTTTATCATTGCTTTATTATTGTTACTAAGTACTGTACTGGTTCTTCAGACAGGAAACATGTCTAAGTTTATCCCAAGATTTTTGGCAACAAAACGAGGGAAACTAGTCGCTAAATACCGTATGACGCCTTTTTGGCTCGTACCCTTATTACTCGTTATTCCAGGAGAAGGATTTAGACCTTTCTTTGACTGGTGGCCAGTTTTTTCTGTAGGTAACCAGACCTATTCCTTTTTCTTGTTGCCTGTTTTAATGGGGCTGAGATACACGGTTCAGGCTCAAATACCTAAAGAAGCCAAAGAACGGCTGTTAAAAGATTTTCTTGGATTGTCAGTAGCGGGAATGGTTTTATTCGCTCTAACATTCTGGTTAAAAGAATTCGCGATTTTAGGGTTGCTCGTACTTATGATAGGCGGAGTCTTTGTACTGTATCGTCACCGTAAGCGTGAGCAGAAGTGGAGTTTCCGCTTTGGTCCAGCTGAACAAGGGTTGAGAGTTATCGCGATTAGACCTGGGAGCCCAGCTGAAAAAATGGGTGTTGGTATTGGAGATGCACTTTTAGAATGCAACGACAGACAGCTGCATACGATTGAAGATTTAAACGAAGCGCTCTTTTCAAACCGTGCATATTGTCACTTGAAAGTGAATAGAATCGATAATGAAATCGTTCTTTCAGAAACAGCTATTTATGAAGATGATCCACATGATCTTGGGTTAATTACGCTTGAAGAAATCAAACTAGTCAAATAA
- a CDS encoding response regulator transcription factor: MKRVLIVEDEQSIVKLLSYNLEKEGYQVTASLDGEEGYEMASTGSYDLIILDLMLPSKDGIDICKGLRQEKVDTPIIMLTAKDSEIDKIIGLEIGADDYMTKPFSPREVLARMKAIFRRYEKISEVETESQNEPEKSIILKDVEIFPEQYEVRLKGEAIECTPKEFDLLLYMARRQNRILSREQLLNAIWDYDFAGETRIVDVHISHLREKIEEDTKNPQYIKTARGFGYKLEEPK; encoded by the coding sequence ATGAAAAGAGTTTTAATTGTCGAAGATGAGCAGTCGATCGTCAAATTGTTATCGTATAATTTAGAAAAAGAAGGTTACCAGGTCACAGCATCTTTGGATGGAGAAGAAGGATATGAAATGGCAAGTACAGGTTCATATGATCTGATTATTCTAGATTTAATGTTACCTTCTAAAGACGGAATCGATATCTGTAAGGGTCTTAGACAAGAAAAAGTAGATACACCGATCATCATGCTGACTGCAAAAGATTCTGAGATTGATAAAATCATTGGTCTTGAAATTGGAGCAGACGATTATATGACAAAACCTTTCAGTCCAAGAGAAGTCCTTGCACGTATGAAGGCAATTTTCAGAAGATATGAGAAAATCAGTGAAGTTGAAACAGAATCTCAAAATGAGCCTGAAAAATCCATTATTCTTAAAGATGTCGAAATCTTCCCTGAACAGTATGAAGTCCGTTTAAAGGGAGAGGCCATTGAATGCACGCCTAAAGAATTTGATTTACTTCTTTATATGGCAAGACGTCAAAATCGAATCTTGAGTAGAGAACAATTGTTGAATGCAATATGGGATTATGATTTTGCAGGTGAAACTAGAATCGTAGATGTTCATATCAGTCATTTAAGAGAGAAAATAGAAGAAGATACAAAGAATCCTCAATATATCAAAACAGCTAGAGGCTTTGGTTATAAGCTTGAGGAACCCAAATGA
- the pnpS gene encoding two-component system histidine kinase PnpS yields MKQLRGRILLFFLAVFGVFSIIFFYISSNVFVQQGLEQQGEDLKAQLVTLQSQLNDTIDSEQDLEELMTGLEKAAEAVSERITLIDLSGNVIYDSHADQDMVENHLDRPEIQSILNGDGISTYDRVSTSTEDLRYYTAAPLLSTEGETVGILRLSKRVEEMTGVTEELIRFLLVFIATSLLLTVLFTYYWTRRIGDPIEEIKQITNKLSHQKYGTRYRSASYHEIDDLGETINDLAGNLESQMQEIKQNDKRMRELINHLVIGVMVLNENREITMVNPIMNEILGENLYGKIGHSYLEVFKSYGLNRLIEAAFEKNELQNREISLFLQDERIVDTNIVPIPGRIQGTTNFIVLLYDITEIRRLERVRTDFVANASHELRTPITALKGFSETLLDGALEDREVLVEFLEIMLKESSRLDLMVQDILQLSKLEQKQVRMNVESIEAKSVVKEVFQILQQKAELKEMELSIINHENVSLEVDHDQLKQIILNLVGNAVSYTPEKGKVEVEMTYLNQEAVIKIRDNGIGIPQQEQSRIFERFYRVDKARSRNAGGTGLGLSIVKYLVENLNGHIELVSEVGKGTMFEVYLPIIFENPSSQRR; encoded by the coding sequence ATGAAACAGTTAAGAGGAAGAATTCTTCTCTTTTTCCTTGCGGTGTTTGGTGTTTTTTCTATTATTTTCTTCTACATTTCTTCGAATGTTTTTGTACAACAAGGTCTGGAGCAACAAGGCGAAGACCTAAAGGCACAACTTGTAACGCTTCAGAGTCAATTAAACGATACGATTGATTCAGAACAGGATCTAGAAGAGCTGATGACAGGACTGGAAAAAGCAGCAGAAGCTGTTTCTGAAAGAATTACACTTATTGATCTTTCAGGAAATGTTATCTATGACTCGCATGCTGATCAGGACATGGTCGAAAACCATTTGGATCGACCAGAAATTCAATCGATTTTAAATGGCGACGGTATAAGTACGTATGACCGTGTCAGTACGAGCACAGAAGACTTAAGATATTATACTGCAGCTCCTTTACTGAGTACGGAGGGAGAAACTGTAGGAATTTTGAGATTATCAAAACGAGTGGAAGAAATGACGGGTGTTACAGAGGAGTTGATTCGATTCTTATTGGTTTTTATAGCGACTTCACTTTTACTTACCGTACTGTTCACTTATTACTGGACTAGAAGAATCGGCGATCCTATTGAAGAAATCAAACAGATAACCAATAAGTTGTCTCACCAGAAATATGGTACGCGTTATCGGTCGGCTTCTTATCATGAAATTGATGATCTTGGAGAAACAATCAATGATCTTGCCGGCAATCTGGAGTCACAAATGCAGGAAATCAAGCAGAATGACAAACGGATGCGTGAACTCATTAATCATTTGGTCATCGGCGTCATGGTTTTGAATGAGAATAGAGAAATCACCATGGTTAACCCTATTATGAATGAGATATTAGGTGAAAATCTTTACGGGAAAATAGGGCATAGTTACTTGGAAGTCTTTAAAAGTTATGGACTAAATCGATTGATTGAAGCGGCTTTTGAAAAAAACGAACTTCAAAATCGAGAGATTTCTTTGTTTCTACAGGACGAAAGAATTGTGGATACCAATATTGTCCCAATACCTGGACGTATCCAGGGGACGACCAATTTTATCGTACTATTATATGATATAACAGAAATCAGGAGACTTGAAAGAGTTCGAACCGACTTTGTAGCAAATGCTTCTCATGAATTGAGAACACCTATAACGGCTTTGAAAGGTTTCAGCGAAACCTTGTTGGATGGAGCGCTAGAAGATCGAGAAGTCCTCGTTGAGTTTCTGGAAATCATGTTGAAAGAGAGTAGCAGACTAGATTTAATGGTGCAAGATATTTTACAGTTATCTAAACTGGAGCAAAAACAAGTAAGAATGAATGTTGAATCTATTGAAGCTAAATCAGTCGTAAAAGAAGTCTTCCAAATCTTGCAGCAAAAAGCAGAATTAAAAGAAATGGAACTTTCTATAATAAATCATGAAAATGTTTCTTTAGAAGTGGATCATGATCAGTTAAAACAAATTATATTGAATCTTGTAGGGAACGCAGTGTCTTATACGCCTGAAAAAGGAAAAGTAGAAGTAGAAATGACTTACTTGAATCAGGAAGCAGTCATTAAAATTCGAGACAATGGTATCGGTATTCCGCAGCAAGAACAATCAAGAATTTTCGAGAGATTTTACAGAGTCGATAAAGCCCGCAGTAGAAATGCTGGTGGAACTGGGCTTGGACTATCAATCGTAAAATACCTTGTTGAGAATTTGAACGGACATATAGAACTAGTCAGTGAGGTAGGAAAAGGGACAATGTTTGAAGTCTATTTACCGATTATATTCGAAAATCCATCAAGTCAAAGACGTTAG
- a CDS encoding HD domain-containing protein yields the protein MGMHEYFKSLSDLEKINRCPGKFKYEEHSVAAHSFKVTKIAQFLGTVEEKAGKEVDWRSLYEKALNHDYTEIFIGDIKTPVKYADPDLRERLATVEETMAHHFIDQEIPKEFQEVYRNRFKEGKDDSLEGKILSVADKVDLLYESFGEIQKGNPESLFTEIYEESLVTILEFKELDSVQYLLKEILPDLISGEFTNQAELERRTSKILKERNTEQTFAN from the coding sequence ATGGGAATGCATGAGTATTTTAAAAGTTTAAGTGATTTGGAAAAGATCAATCGTTGTCCAGGAAAATTCAAGTATGAAGAGCATTCTGTTGCAGCACACTCGTTCAAAGTGACGAAAATCGCGCAATTTCTCGGAACTGTAGAGGAGAAAGCTGGGAAAGAAGTAGATTGGCGCTCGCTTTATGAAAAAGCATTAAATCATGACTATACAGAGATTTTCATTGGAGATATTAAAACACCTGTTAAATATGCTGATCCTGATTTAAGAGAAAGATTGGCCACGGTAGAAGAAACAATGGCGCATCATTTTATAGATCAAGAGATTCCGAAAGAATTTCAAGAAGTTTACCGCAATCGATTCAAAGAAGGTAAAGATGATTCTTTAGAAGGCAAAATCTTATCTGTAGCCGATAAAGTCGATTTATTATATGAGTCTTTTGGTGAGATCCAAAAAGGGAATCCTGAATCCTTATTTACAGAGATTTACGAGGAATCTCTGGTCACTATTCTTGAGTTCAAAGAATTAGACAGTGTACAGTACTTGCTCAAGGAGATTTTACCCGATCTAATCAGTGGAGAATTCACGAATCAGGCAGAACTAGAACGAAGAACGAGTAAAATCTTAAAAGAACGAAATACAGAACAAACATTCGCTAATTAA
- the uvrA gene encoding excinuclease ABC subunit UvrA, with amino-acid sequence MSNDKIVVRGARSHNLKDIDVTIPRDKFVVMTGLSGSGKSSLAFDTLYAEGQRRYVESLSAYARQFLGQMDKPDVDSIDGLSPAISIDQKTTSNNPRSTVGTATEINDYMRLMYARIGTPFCPNDGTEISSQSVEQMVDQIMDSPEKTKIQILAPIIKGKKGQHKKALDKIKSQGFVRLRVNGEMMDIGDDIELEKNKKHTIEVVVDRIVIKEGIRSRLFESVESALGLAEGFVIADFIGDREELFSEHYACPKCGFTLPKVEPRLFSFNAPFGACSACDGLGTNLEVDLDLVIPDQSLSIDDGAIIPWNPISSNYYPQMLSQACEHFGIKTDIPFEEMPEADRDIVLNGSKDKKFHFHYKNDFGSVRDTMIPFEGILPNVARRYKETNSDFTRNQMLQYMTELECPVCKGKRLNREALSVKVLGKDIGDVSGFSIEEAHNFFDKMDLSSRNTTIALPIQKEILDRLRFLKNVGLDYLTLSRKAGTLSGGEAQRIRLATQIGSNLSGVLYILDEPSIGLHQRDNNRLIDSLKNMRDLGNTLIVVEHDEDTMRAADHLIDIGPGAGEHGGNIVASGTPEEIENNKDSLTGAYLSGEKFIAVPETRRSEDLGAIVIKGAKENNLKNVDVTFPLGRFTAVTGVSGSGKSSLVNGILRKALSREVGRSKVKPGLHKSISGYEDIEKIINIDQSPIGRTPRSNPATYTSVFDDIRDLFAKTNEAKMRGYKKGRFSFNVKGGRCEACKGDGILKIEMHFLPDVYVPCEVCHGTRYNSETLEVKYKGKSIAEVLEMNIEEAAEFFENVPKISRKMQTIIDVGLGYMTLGQPATTLSGGEAQRMKLASELHKRQSGHNFYILDEPTTGLHADDISRLIVVLDRLVEAGNTVLVIEHNLDVIKVADYVIDLGPEGGAGGGTILATGTPEELAEVKESYTGYYLKEVLDKEITRKEKLKSKN; translated from the coding sequence ATGAGTAACGATAAAATTGTAGTTCGTGGTGCACGTTCGCATAATCTCAAAGACATCGATGTAACGATACCACGTGATAAATTTGTTGTCATGACAGGTCTATCTGGTTCGGGAAAAAGTTCCCTAGCGTTTGATACGCTGTATGCTGAAGGTCAGCGTAGATACGTAGAATCTCTTTCAGCCTACGCGAGACAGTTTCTTGGGCAGATGGATAAACCAGATGTTGATAGTATTGATGGATTGAGTCCAGCTATTTCTATTGATCAAAAGACAACGAGTAACAATCCTAGGTCAACAGTTGGTACAGCTACAGAAATTAACGATTACATGAGATTGATGTATGCGCGTATTGGAACACCATTTTGTCCAAATGATGGTACAGAAATCTCAAGCCAATCAGTAGAACAAATGGTAGATCAGATTATGGACAGTCCTGAAAAAACAAAAATTCAAATTCTGGCTCCTATTATCAAAGGGAAAAAAGGTCAGCATAAAAAAGCGCTCGACAAGATTAAATCTCAAGGATTTGTTCGTTTAAGAGTCAATGGAGAAATGATGGATATTGGAGACGATATCGAACTTGAAAAAAACAAAAAACACACAATCGAAGTTGTTGTAGATAGAATCGTAATCAAAGAAGGTATACGCTCACGTCTATTCGAATCAGTAGAATCCGCTTTAGGATTGGCAGAAGGCTTTGTGATTGCTGATTTCATCGGAGATAGAGAAGAGTTATTCAGTGAACATTACGCTTGTCCGAAATGTGGATTTACACTGCCAAAAGTTGAACCTAGACTCTTTTCATTTAATGCGCCTTTTGGAGCTTGTTCTGCCTGTGACGGACTTGGAACAAATCTAGAAGTTGATTTGGATTTGGTTATACCGGATCAGTCTCTGTCTATAGATGACGGTGCGATTATACCTTGGAATCCAATTAGCTCGAATTATTATCCGCAGATGCTTTCACAAGCTTGTGAGCACTTTGGAATCAAAACAGATATTCCATTCGAAGAAATGCCTGAAGCAGACCGAGATATTGTATTAAATGGATCCAAAGATAAGAAATTCCATTTCCATTACAAAAACGACTTTGGTAGTGTCAGAGACACGATGATTCCCTTTGAAGGAATCTTACCGAATGTTGCTAGAAGATATAAAGAAACCAACAGTGATTTTACTAGAAATCAAATGCTTCAATATATGACCGAACTGGAATGTCCAGTTTGTAAAGGAAAAAGACTGAACAGAGAAGCGTTATCTGTAAAAGTGCTCGGAAAAGATATTGGAGACGTAAGTGGGTTTTCTATTGAAGAGGCACATAATTTCTTTGATAAAATGGATTTATCTTCTCGTAATACTACGATTGCTTTGCCTATTCAGAAAGAAATTCTTGATCGCTTGAGATTTTTAAAGAATGTTGGGTTAGATTACCTTACACTTAGTCGTAAAGCGGGAACCTTATCTGGTGGAGAAGCTCAGCGTATACGATTAGCGACTCAAATTGGATCGAATCTTTCTGGGGTATTATATATTCTTGATGAACCTTCAATTGGATTACATCAAAGAGACAATAATCGCCTGATTGATTCACTTAAAAATATGCGTGACCTAGGAAACACGCTGATTGTTGTTGAACACGATGAGGACACGATGCGTGCAGCAGATCACTTAATCGATATTGGTCCTGGTGCAGGAGAACACGGTGGAAACATCGTTGCAAGTGGAACACCTGAAGAAATCGAGAATAATAAAGACTCGTTAACGGGTGCTTACTTGTCGGGAGAGAAGTTTATCGCTGTTCCTGAAACCCGTCGCTCAGAAGATTTAGGAGCGATCGTGATTAAAGGTGCTAAGGAAAATAACTTGAAAAATGTGGATGTTACCTTTCCACTTGGACGATTTACTGCAGTGACTGGAGTATCAGGATCGGGTAAAAGTTCTCTGGTAAATGGTATCTTAAGAAAAGCTTTGTCTAGAGAAGTCGGACGTTCTAAAGTCAAACCTGGCTTGCACAAAAGCATCAGCGGATATGAAGATATTGAAAAAATTATTAATATCGACCAGAGCCCGATTGGACGGACGCCTAGAAGTAATCCGGCAACGTATACAAGTGTTTTTGATGACATCAGAGATTTATTCGCCAAAACAAATGAAGCGAAGATGCGCGGTTACAAAAAAGGCCGTTTTAGCTTTAACGTAAAAGGTGGACGCTGTGAAGCTTGTAAAGGGGACGGTATCTTGAAAATCGAGATGCACTTCCTTCCGGATGTATACGTACCTTGTGAAGTTTGTCATGGAACGAGATATAATTCAGAAACATTAGAAGTTAAGTACAAAGGTAAAAGTATTGCAGAAGTACTTGAGATGAACATTGAAGAAGCAGCAGAATTCTTCGAGAATGTACCGAAGATTTCAAGAAAAATGCAAACGATTATTGATGTAGGGTTAGGCTATATGACGCTTGGACAGCCAGCAACAACCTTATCTGGTGGAGAAGCTCAACGAATGAAACTAGCTAGTGAATTGCACAAAAGACAAAGTGGTCACAATTTCTATATTTTAGATGAGCCGACTACAGGTCTACATGCAGATGATATTTCTAGACTGATTGTCGTATTAGATCGACTTGTAGAAGCAGGTAATACTGTTTTAGTCATCGAACACAATCTGGATGTCATTAAAGTAGCAGATTACGTCATTGACCTTGGGCCAGAAGGTGGAGCAGGTGGCGGTACAATTCTTGCGACAGGTACACCAGAAGAGTTAGCAGAAGTAAAAGAAAGTTATACAGGGTACTATCTTAAAGAAGTACTCGATAAAGAAATCACACGTAAAGAAAAGCTCAAAAGTAAAAACTAA